One Flavobacteriales bacterium genomic window, TAAGTTCTCTTCTTCACAGAGCTTGCCGATTGCTAAAACCTTTTGATCGCTCCAATACTTTTCAAACTCTTCTGGAATATCCTCAACGTCTTTAATGTTGTCCAAGTAATCTGAGATGAATTTCTCGATGAGCTCTCGTTTACTTCGAAGCTCCACATCTCCAGTAAGCATGTCCATGATTACTTTCTTCTGCTGGGCTTGTTCAGTGAGAGGTGCATTCTTAAGTCCAGCAAGAAGCTTTAAGATGTAGGCTACATTTATTTCATCACGATGCAGTAACTCTAATTCAAAGTCTACTTCTTCAAGTATAGAAACCTTCTCCTTTTGTGCATTGCTTTTAACACTCTCGTAAAGACCAAGAAATTTACCCTTGTAATCTTCAAATGTTTGCTCATCCATTGGGAGTTCATCCCAAGTGAATTCTACATAAGAAGCAAGCACGTTACGGATTCGCATTAATTTTCTAAAGGCTTGGATAAAGGCCATCTGCTCTTCCTCGCTCGGAAGGTCATCAACACTCTCAAACGTTGGGGCAATTGCCATCAAGTCTTTATATGCTTCATCAAACTTGTTTTCGATTACATCACATGGTGGAAGTAGAATTGTTTCCTTGGCTTCTTTGTTTGAAAACAATAAAATGGCATCATCTGTGGCTTTCTTTAAGTTACGGAAGGAAAGAATGTTTCCTTGTGATTTCTTCTCTCCCAATATTCTATTGGTTCTAGAAAAGGCTTGAATCAATCCGTGGTGTTTTAAATTTTTGTCTACATACAAAGTGTTTACCTTCTTTGCATCAAATCCCGTTAGGAGCATATTAACCACCAATATGATGTCTACCCTATCCTTTACATTGAAACTAATTTCCTCGTAGCCTTTAGCTCTTCCGCTTATGTCTTGAAAATACTTCTCGAATGAATCGCTGTCTTTTGTTGAAAAGCTAGTGCTGTACATTTCGTTATAATCTGAGATGTACTCGTCTAATTTCTCCCGAGTATGACTTGTTTCATAAACAGGCATGGGCTCAGCAGCCATGCTCAAATCACCAGGAAGCATACCTGTAGCATCCTCATCATCTTCGTTAGCACGATAACTAAATATGGTCGCAATCTTTAAATCGTGTTTACCTTCTAACTTTTTCTTTTTGAATAGGTCGTAATATTTGACCAATGCATCAATACTACTCACGGCAAACATAGCGGTATAGTCTCGCTTGTGGGTTTTTATATCGTGGTAGTTGATGATGTAATCTGTGATTTTTTCTAGCCGTGCTTCGGAATCTATTACCTCTTTTGTATCGATGTCTTCTACTGGAATATCTATAAAGGTGCTGCCCTTTTGCTTGTACCTACCTACATATTCTATATTAAACCGCAATACGTTTTGATCTCGAATGGCATCTGTTATCACATATTTATGCAGACACTCTTTAAACAGGTCTTTGGTTGTTCGCTTGCCCATTTCGTTTTTCTGAGCATTGTCTGCAAAAATGGGTGTACCAGTAAAGCCAAACAACTGACAATTTTTAAAGAAACTGGTAATGGCTTTGTGTGTTTGTCCGAATTGACTTCTATGACATTCATCAAAAATGAAAACTATACGCTTGTCACCTAACTTTTCGATTCTTG contains:
- a CDS encoding type I restriction endonuclease subunit R, which produces MTQPEAILEDNLIKQLNGLGYERVVIKDEDAILVNLKSQLEKFNNTSFTEREFSSILNHLSKGNIFERAKTLRDRFALVRDNEDSFYVRFFNSEDVSQNLIQVTNQVTQEGSYKNRYDVTILINGLPLVQIELKRRGGELKEAFNQILRYKRHSYWANSGLFQFVQLFVISNGGDTKYYSNNHLTRLTFKQTFFWADVNNRNITDLTAFSEAFLQSSHLGKMIAQYVVMNETSKELMVLRPYQFYAVEAIVKRVKSSEENGYIWHTTGSGKTLTSFKASQIVMDIPEVHKVVFVVDRKDLDYQTMTEFNSFKKGSVDVTDNTSTLVKQLSDDTQLVVTTIQKLNNAISKTKYQSRIEKLGDKRIVFIFDECHRSQFGQTHKAITSFFKNCQLFGFTGTPIFADNAQKNEMGKRTTKDLFKECLHKYVITDAIRDQNVLRFNIEYVGRYKQKGSTFIDIPVEDIDTKEVIDSEARLEKITDYIINYHDIKTHKRDYTAMFAVSSIDALVKYYDLFKKKKLEGKHDLKIATIFSYRANEDDEDATGMLPGDLSMAAEPMPVYETSHTREKLDEYISDYNEMYSTSFSTKDSDSFEKYFQDISGRAKGYEEISFNVKDRVDIILVVNMLLTGFDAKKVNTLYVDKNLKHHGLIQAFSRTNRILGEKKSQGNILSFRNLKKATDDAILLFSNKEAKETILLPPCDVIENKFDEAYKDLMAIAPTFESVDDLPSEEEQMAFIQAFRKLMRIRNVLASYVEFTWDELPMDEQTFEDYKGKFLGLYESVKSNAQKEKVSILEEVDFELELLHRDEINVAYILKLLAGLKNAPLTEQAQQKKVIMDMLTGDVELRSKRELIEKFISDYLDNIKDVEDIPEEFEKYWSDQKVLAIGKLCEEENL